One stretch of Echeneis naucrates chromosome 11, fEcheNa1.1, whole genome shotgun sequence DNA includes these proteins:
- the LOC115050738 gene encoding ras/Rap GTPase-activating protein SynGAP-like isoform X6, giving the protein METPPNTTPQPFRQPSFLNRRLKGSIKRAKSQPKLDRTSSFRQMILPRFRSADQERTRLMQSFKESHSHESLLSPSSAAEALDLVLDEEAIIKPVHSSILGQEYCFEVTTSSGTKCFACRSASERDKWIENLQRAVKPNKDSSFYFKDNSRRVDNVLKLWIIEARDLPAKKRYYCELCLDDMLYARTTSKPRTDTVFWGEHFEFNNLPTIRSLRLHLYKETDKKRRKEKSTYLGLVSIPISSITGRQFVEQWYPVIQSSVLAKSGGVGSAKVINASLRVKSRYQTMNILPMELYKEFAEYITNNYRTLCAVLEPLLSVKSKEEVAFALVHILQSTGKTKEFLSDMAMCEVDRFMDREHLIFRENTLATKAVEEYLKLIGHRYLKDAIGDFIRALYESEENCEVDPMRVPPSVLADHQANLRMCCELLLCKIINSLCIFPRELKEVFASWRARCAERGREDLADSLISSSLFLRFMCPAIMSPSLFNLMQEYPAERTSRTLTLIAKVMQNLASFSKFGPKEEYMYFMNEFLEMEWGSMQQFLYEISNMDTGGNAGGFEGYIDLGRELSMLHSLLWEVMGQLSKDAILKLGPLPRLLNDISVALRNPQLHMPTNHQPDRPKDRLFSRPSFNRLMSSDFQSLMMRDLNSSIDISRLPSPTTGVSAVESLSSNLNMRRHAERDLRSSREVFYVTRPPLARSSPAYCTSSSDITEPDPKVHSVNKSVSMMDLQDSRMNSISNLNSVGDMLTSSQASIAGLGHSFGNLGGPLRMGGHMPTGSAGSGLRLSQMGHIGGPTESISQQQQQAAAAMHFPLSFQNPLFHLAAQNSPAQSQQPPPPLLLAPEPENGHHDYPPAFGNSAFSRSEDLSALRSQSSLVQPSIVHSHSYSDDFTRQNQSNDYAWHQLSLQVQESLQQQHLMGVTSQTATGTGTPASLATPPTTVHPVRQSSIAPPQHLKSQRSINTPATATPPKVRPQSRNLLLDSSDTNFSGSQPKSRQTQQPSQQQQQQQQQQQQQHQQQQQQQQQQQTQQQQQETQLSVTDSPAPGLPYQTSSAKENQGPPAAAEESTDTPTRSTKKPQSQLQPPQQHLLKPVVNKQGSQSTLSTPALNERTVAWVSNMPHLSADIESLRPDREGQLKEYSKSMDESRLERVREYEEEIHSLKERLKMSHRKLEEYEQRLLTQEQQTNKILQQYQSRLEDSERRLKQQQLEKDSQIKGIISRLIAVEDELRGGAIPDIKPRFLTDQSISQGYGGHPGS; this is encoded by the exons ATGGAAACGCCACCCAACACCACTCCACAGCCCTTCAGACAGCCG AGCTTTCTCAATCGAAGGTTGAAGGGTTCCATCAAAAGGGCCAAAAGTCAGCCCAAACTGGACCGGACCAGCAGCTTCAGACAAATGATTTTGCCCCGGTTTCGTAGTGCCGATCAAGAGCG GACTCGCTTGATGCAAAGCTTCAAAGAATCCCACTCCCATGAGTCCCTACTTTCTCCTAGCAGTGCTGCGGAGGCTCTGGACCTAGTTTTGGACGAAGAGGCCATTATCAAACCTGTCCACTCCAGCATTTTGGGACAAGAGTACTGCTTTGAG GTGACCACGAGTTCAGGGACAAAATGTTTTGCCTGTCGATCGGCTTCAGAGAGAGACAAGTGGATTGAAAATCTGCAAAGAGCGGTCAAACCTAACAAG GATTCTTCATTTTACTTTAAGGACAACAGCAGGCGGGTGGACAATGTGCTCAAGTTGTGGATCATTGAAGCTCGAGACCTTCCGGCTAAAAAACGCTACTATTGTGAGCTGTGTCTCGACGACATGCTGTACGCACGCACCACCAGCAAACCCCGAACCGACACGGTCTTCTGGGGCGAGCATTTTGAGTTTAACAATTTGCCTACCATCCGTAGCCTTCGCTTGCACCTCTACAAGGAAACTGACAAAAAACGACGCAAG GAAAAAAGCACGTATCTTGGCCTTGTCAGCATCCCCATCTCCAGCATCACGGGCCGGCAGTTTGTGGAGCAGTGGTACCCTGTGATACAGTCCAGTGTTTTGGCCAAAAGTGGCGGTGTGGGAAGTGCCAAAGTCATCAACGCCTCCCTGCGTGTTAAGTCTCGCTATCAGACAATGAATATCCTTCCCATGGAGCTGTACAAGGAATTTGCGGAATACATTACCAACAACTACCGAACACTGTGTGCAGTTCTCGAGCCGCTGTTGAGCGTGAAAAGCAAAGAGGAGGTGGCGTTTGCTCTGGTGCACATCCTTCAAAGCACGGGGAAGACAAAG GAGTTCCTCTCTGACATGGCCATGTGTGAGGTGGATCGATTCATGGACCGCGAGCACTTGATCTTTCGGGAGAACACACTCGCTACAAAGGCTGTGGAAGAGTACCTCAAACTGATAGGTCACAGATACCTCAAGGATGCTATAG GTGACTTCATTCGGGCCTTATACGAGTCAGAGGAGAACTGTGAGGTGGATCCCATGCGTGTCCCGCCATCAGTCCTTGCTGACCACCAAGCCAACCTCCGCATGTGCTGCGAGCTATTACTCTGCAAGATTATCAACTCTCTCTG CATATTTCCCCGAGAGCTGAAGGAAGTTTTTGCATCATGGAGAGCCCGATGTGCCGAGCGTGGAAGAGAGGATCTCGCTGACAGCCTCATCAGCTCCTCCCTGTTCCTTCGCTTCATGTGCCCAGCCATCATGTCGCCCTCCCTGTTCAACCTGATGCAGGAGTACCCCGCCGAACGCACGTCCCGCACACTCACGCTCATAGCCAAGGTGATGCAGAACCTGGCCAGCTTTAGCAA ATTTGGACCCAAGGAGGAATACATGTATTTCATGAATGAGTTCCTGGAGATGGAGTGGGGCTCCATGCAGCAGTTTCTATATGAGATTTCCAACATGGACACAGGAGGAAACGCTGGAGGGTTCGAAGGCTACATTGACCTCGGCAGAGAACTGTCCATGCTGCACAGCTTACTGTGGGAGGTCATGGGCCAGCTTAGCAAG GATGCTATCCTCAAACTGGGACCCCTACCCCGGCTGCTGAATGACATCAGTGTCGCCTTGAGAAACCCGCAGCTCCACATGCCAACAAACCACCAGCCGGACCGACCGAAGGACAGACTCTTCTCACGGCCGTCCTTCAACCGTCTAATGTCGTCCGACTTCCAAAGCCTTATGATGCGTGACTTAAACAG TTCAATAGACATCTCTCGCCTGCCGTCCCCCACAACGGGAGTATCGGCTGTCGAATCCCTGTCATCCAATCTCAACATGAGGCGTCATGCAGAGCGAGACCTTCGCTCGTCGAGGGAAGTTTTCTATGTGACACGTCCACCGCTGGCTCGGTCCAGCCCTGCCTACTGTACAAGCAGCTCGGACATTACAGAGCCAGATCCAAAG GTACACAGTGTGAATAAAAGTGTGTCTATGATGGACCTTCAGGACTCCCGCATGAACAGCATTTCCAACCTGAACTCGGTGGGAGACATGCTCACCTCCTCTCAAGCCTCCATCGCAGGCCTTGGCCACAGCTTTGGGAACCTGGGGGGTCCTCTTCGTATGGGAGGGCATATGCCGACGGGCTCAGCAGGCTCTGGTTTGAGGCTGAGCCAGATGGGCCACATCGGGGGGCCCACCGAATCCATCTcgcaacagcaacagcaagcGGCAGCGGCCATGCATTTCCCCCTGTCTTTCCAGAACCCACTCTTCCATCTGGCCGCCCAGAACTCCCCAGCTCAGTCTCAGcaacctccccctcctctcctcctcgcCCCTGAGCCTGAGAACGGCCACCATGACTATCCACCGGCCTTTGGCAACAGCGCATTCTCCCGCAGCGAGGACTTGTCCGCCCTGCGGTCACAGAGCAGCCTGGTGCAGCCCAGCATTGTCCACTCACACAGTTACAGTGATGATTTCACCCGGCAGAATCAGAGCAATGACTATGCCTGGCACCAGCTGTCACTCCAGGTGCAG GAGTCTCTACAGCAACAACACCTAATGGGAGTCACATCTCAAACAGCCACTGGCACAGGCACACCTGCTTCTTTGGCTACCCCTCCCACTACAGTTCATCCTGTCCGCCAGTCGTCCATCGCCCCACCACAGCATCTCAAGTCTCAGCGGTCCATTAATACTCCAGCCACCGCCACGCCTCCAAAGGTTCGGCCGCAGAGCAGGAACCTCCTTCTCGACTCTTCCGACACTAATTTCAGTGGCAGTCAGCCAAAGTCACGCCAAACTCAACAGccctcacaacaacaacaacaacaacaacaacaacagcaacagcagcatcagcagcagcaacaacaacaacaacaacaacagacgcagcagcaacaacaggaGACACAGCTTTCAGTGACCGACAGCCCAGCTCCTGGGCTCCCATACCAGACAAGCTCCGCCAAAGAGAACCAAGGCCCACCGGCAGCTGCAGAAGAGTCCACAGACACTCCAACAAGAAGCACCAAAAAGCCTCAGTCCCAGCTGCAACCTCCACAGCAGCATCTGCTCAAGCCAGTTGTCAATAAACAG GGTTCTCAGTCGACATTAAGCACCCCAGCCCTCAATGAGCGGACGGTTGCCTGGGTGTCCAACATGCCACATCTCTCTGCTGACATCGAGAGCTTGCGGCCGGACCGTGAGGGTCAGCTGAAAGAGTACTCCAAGAGCATGGATGAGTCACGGTTGGAAAGG GTGAGAGAATATGAAGAAGAGATACATTCATTGAAAGAACGGCTGAAAATGTCTCACAGGAAGCTTGAGGAGTATGAGCAGAGACTTTTGACACAGGAGCAGCAGACAAACAAGATCCTACAGCAGTATCAGAGTCGCTTGGAGGACAGCGAGCGCCGCCTGAAGCAGCAGCAACTGGAGAAGGACTCTCAAATCAAAGGCATCATTAGCAG ACTTATAGCTGTGGAAGATGAGCTGAGAGGGGGTGCCATTCCTGATATTAAGCCTCGATTCCTCACAGACCAG TCTATCAGCCAGGGCTATGGTGGCCACCCAGGATCCTGA
- the LOC115050738 gene encoding ras/Rap GTPase-activating protein SynGAP-like isoform X4 produces MDTSSKTWLPHQSQFGLVGQVEVCCGGSGVLTPNQSRRASFASVRQSSMETPPNTTPQPFRQPSFLNRRLKGSIKRAKSQPKLDRTSSFRQMILPRFRSADQERTRLMQSFKESHSHESLLSPSSAAEALDLVLDEEAIIKPVHSSILGQEYCFEVTTSSGTKCFACRSASERDKWIENLQRAVKPNKDSSFYFKDNSRRVDNVLKLWIIEARDLPAKKRYYCELCLDDMLYARTTSKPRTDTVFWGEHFEFNNLPTIRSLRLHLYKETDKKRRKEKSTYLGLVSIPISSITGRQFVEQWYPVIQSSVLAKSGGVGSAKVINASLRVKSRYQTMNILPMELYKEFAEYITNNYRTLCAVLEPLLSVKSKEEVAFALVHILQSTGKTKEFLSDMAMCEVDRFMDREHLIFRENTLATKAVEEYLKLIGHRYLKDAIGDFIRALYESEENCEVDPMRVPPSVLADHQANLRMCCELLLCKIINSLCIFPRELKEVFASWRARCAERGREDLADSLISSSLFLRFMCPAIMSPSLFNLMQEYPAERTSRTLTLIAKVMQNLASFSKFGPKEEYMYFMNEFLEMEWGSMQQFLYEISNMDTGGNAGGFEGYIDLGRELSMLHSLLWEVMGQLSKDAILKLGPLPRLLNDISVALRNPQLHMPTNHQPDRPKDRLFSRPSFNRLMSSDFQSLMMRDLNSSIDISRLPSPTTGVSAVESLSSNLNMRRHAERDLRSSREVFYVTRPPLARSSPAYCTSSSDITEPDPKVHSVNKSVSMMDLQDSRMNSISNLNSVGDMLTSSQASIAGLGHSFGNLGGPLRMGGHMPTGSAGSGLRLSQMGHIGGPTESISQQQQQAAAAMHFPLSFQNPLFHLAAQNSPAQSQQPPPPLLLAPEPENGHHDYPPAFGNSAFSRSEDLSALRSQSSLVQPSIVHSHSYSDDFTRQNQSNDYAWHQLSLQVQESLQQQHLMGVTSQTATGTGTPASLATPPTTVHPVRQSSIAPPQHLKSQRSINTPATATPPKVRPQSRNLLLDSSDTNFSGSQPKSRQTQQPSQQQQQQQQQQQQQHQQQQQQQQQQQTQQQQQETQLSVTDSPAPGLPYQTSSAKENQGPPAAAEESTDTPTRSTKKPQSQLQPPQQHLLKPVVNKQGSQSTLSTPALNERTVAWVSNMPHLSADIESLRPDREGQLKEYSKSMDESRLERVREYEEEIHSLKERLKMSHRKLEEYEQRLLTQEQQTNKILQQYQSRLEDSERRLKQQQLEKDSQIKGIISSLSARAMVATQDPDCQFQSEQSS; encoded by the exons ATGGACACATCTTCAAAGACGTGGCTGCCGCATCAGAGTCAGTTTGGGTTGGTTGGTCAAGTGGAGGTTTGCTGTGGCGGATCTGGAGTTTTAACCCCAA ACCAATCTCGCAGGGCAAGTTTTGCCTCTGTAAGACAGTCAAGCATGGAAACGCCACCCAACACCACTCCACAGCCCTTCAGACAGCCG AGCTTTCTCAATCGAAGGTTGAAGGGTTCCATCAAAAGGGCCAAAAGTCAGCCCAAACTGGACCGGACCAGCAGCTTCAGACAAATGATTTTGCCCCGGTTTCGTAGTGCCGATCAAGAGCG GACTCGCTTGATGCAAAGCTTCAAAGAATCCCACTCCCATGAGTCCCTACTTTCTCCTAGCAGTGCTGCGGAGGCTCTGGACCTAGTTTTGGACGAAGAGGCCATTATCAAACCTGTCCACTCCAGCATTTTGGGACAAGAGTACTGCTTTGAG GTGACCACGAGTTCAGGGACAAAATGTTTTGCCTGTCGATCGGCTTCAGAGAGAGACAAGTGGATTGAAAATCTGCAAAGAGCGGTCAAACCTAACAAG GATTCTTCATTTTACTTTAAGGACAACAGCAGGCGGGTGGACAATGTGCTCAAGTTGTGGATCATTGAAGCTCGAGACCTTCCGGCTAAAAAACGCTACTATTGTGAGCTGTGTCTCGACGACATGCTGTACGCACGCACCACCAGCAAACCCCGAACCGACACGGTCTTCTGGGGCGAGCATTTTGAGTTTAACAATTTGCCTACCATCCGTAGCCTTCGCTTGCACCTCTACAAGGAAACTGACAAAAAACGACGCAAG GAAAAAAGCACGTATCTTGGCCTTGTCAGCATCCCCATCTCCAGCATCACGGGCCGGCAGTTTGTGGAGCAGTGGTACCCTGTGATACAGTCCAGTGTTTTGGCCAAAAGTGGCGGTGTGGGAAGTGCCAAAGTCATCAACGCCTCCCTGCGTGTTAAGTCTCGCTATCAGACAATGAATATCCTTCCCATGGAGCTGTACAAGGAATTTGCGGAATACATTACCAACAACTACCGAACACTGTGTGCAGTTCTCGAGCCGCTGTTGAGCGTGAAAAGCAAAGAGGAGGTGGCGTTTGCTCTGGTGCACATCCTTCAAAGCACGGGGAAGACAAAG GAGTTCCTCTCTGACATGGCCATGTGTGAGGTGGATCGATTCATGGACCGCGAGCACTTGATCTTTCGGGAGAACACACTCGCTACAAAGGCTGTGGAAGAGTACCTCAAACTGATAGGTCACAGATACCTCAAGGATGCTATAG GTGACTTCATTCGGGCCTTATACGAGTCAGAGGAGAACTGTGAGGTGGATCCCATGCGTGTCCCGCCATCAGTCCTTGCTGACCACCAAGCCAACCTCCGCATGTGCTGCGAGCTATTACTCTGCAAGATTATCAACTCTCTCTG CATATTTCCCCGAGAGCTGAAGGAAGTTTTTGCATCATGGAGAGCCCGATGTGCCGAGCGTGGAAGAGAGGATCTCGCTGACAGCCTCATCAGCTCCTCCCTGTTCCTTCGCTTCATGTGCCCAGCCATCATGTCGCCCTCCCTGTTCAACCTGATGCAGGAGTACCCCGCCGAACGCACGTCCCGCACACTCACGCTCATAGCCAAGGTGATGCAGAACCTGGCCAGCTTTAGCAA ATTTGGACCCAAGGAGGAATACATGTATTTCATGAATGAGTTCCTGGAGATGGAGTGGGGCTCCATGCAGCAGTTTCTATATGAGATTTCCAACATGGACACAGGAGGAAACGCTGGAGGGTTCGAAGGCTACATTGACCTCGGCAGAGAACTGTCCATGCTGCACAGCTTACTGTGGGAGGTCATGGGCCAGCTTAGCAAG GATGCTATCCTCAAACTGGGACCCCTACCCCGGCTGCTGAATGACATCAGTGTCGCCTTGAGAAACCCGCAGCTCCACATGCCAACAAACCACCAGCCGGACCGACCGAAGGACAGACTCTTCTCACGGCCGTCCTTCAACCGTCTAATGTCGTCCGACTTCCAAAGCCTTATGATGCGTGACTTAAACAG TTCAATAGACATCTCTCGCCTGCCGTCCCCCACAACGGGAGTATCGGCTGTCGAATCCCTGTCATCCAATCTCAACATGAGGCGTCATGCAGAGCGAGACCTTCGCTCGTCGAGGGAAGTTTTCTATGTGACACGTCCACCGCTGGCTCGGTCCAGCCCTGCCTACTGTACAAGCAGCTCGGACATTACAGAGCCAGATCCAAAG GTACACAGTGTGAATAAAAGTGTGTCTATGATGGACCTTCAGGACTCCCGCATGAACAGCATTTCCAACCTGAACTCGGTGGGAGACATGCTCACCTCCTCTCAAGCCTCCATCGCAGGCCTTGGCCACAGCTTTGGGAACCTGGGGGGTCCTCTTCGTATGGGAGGGCATATGCCGACGGGCTCAGCAGGCTCTGGTTTGAGGCTGAGCCAGATGGGCCACATCGGGGGGCCCACCGAATCCATCTcgcaacagcaacagcaagcGGCAGCGGCCATGCATTTCCCCCTGTCTTTCCAGAACCCACTCTTCCATCTGGCCGCCCAGAACTCCCCAGCTCAGTCTCAGcaacctccccctcctctcctcctcgcCCCTGAGCCTGAGAACGGCCACCATGACTATCCACCGGCCTTTGGCAACAGCGCATTCTCCCGCAGCGAGGACTTGTCCGCCCTGCGGTCACAGAGCAGCCTGGTGCAGCCCAGCATTGTCCACTCACACAGTTACAGTGATGATTTCACCCGGCAGAATCAGAGCAATGACTATGCCTGGCACCAGCTGTCACTCCAGGTGCAG GAGTCTCTACAGCAACAACACCTAATGGGAGTCACATCTCAAACAGCCACTGGCACAGGCACACCTGCTTCTTTGGCTACCCCTCCCACTACAGTTCATCCTGTCCGCCAGTCGTCCATCGCCCCACCACAGCATCTCAAGTCTCAGCGGTCCATTAATACTCCAGCCACCGCCACGCCTCCAAAGGTTCGGCCGCAGAGCAGGAACCTCCTTCTCGACTCTTCCGACACTAATTTCAGTGGCAGTCAGCCAAAGTCACGCCAAACTCAACAGccctcacaacaacaacaacaacaacaacaacaacagcaacagcagcatcagcagcagcaacaacaacaacaacaacaacagacgcagcagcaacaacaggaGACACAGCTTTCAGTGACCGACAGCCCAGCTCCTGGGCTCCCATACCAGACAAGCTCCGCCAAAGAGAACCAAGGCCCACCGGCAGCTGCAGAAGAGTCCACAGACACTCCAACAAGAAGCACCAAAAAGCCTCAGTCCCAGCTGCAACCTCCACAGCAGCATCTGCTCAAGCCAGTTGTCAATAAACAG GGTTCTCAGTCGACATTAAGCACCCCAGCCCTCAATGAGCGGACGGTTGCCTGGGTGTCCAACATGCCACATCTCTCTGCTGACATCGAGAGCTTGCGGCCGGACCGTGAGGGTCAGCTGAAAGAGTACTCCAAGAGCATGGATGAGTCACGGTTGGAAAGG GTGAGAGAATATGAAGAAGAGATACATTCATTGAAAGAACGGCTGAAAATGTCTCACAGGAAGCTTGAGGAGTATGAGCAGAGACTTTTGACACAGGAGCAGCAGACAAACAAGATCCTACAGCAGTATCAGAGTCGCTTGGAGGACAGCGAGCGCCGCCTGAAGCAGCAGCAACTGGAGAAGGACTCTCAAATCAAAGGCATCATTAGCAG TCTATCAGCCAGGGCTATGGTGGCCACCCAGGATCCTGACTGCCAATTCCAAAGTGAGCAGAGCTCATGA